In Sphingobium sp. B2D3C, a genomic segment contains:
- a CDS encoding HAD family hydrolase produces MSRPLIISDCDEVLMHMVVPFRSWLEEQHGIDFSFSGGFERALRHKTSGDLIERELVWTLLGAFFETEMYRQTPIRGAVEAMARIAQRADIVIVTNIGEERAQARADQIHAHGLPYPVIGNRGGKGPAVRKLLDERKPGLSIFIDDLGANHVSVARDVPECWRLHMVGEPEFAPHVEPVREAHERIDDWDRAEAWIMARIDEYDAIATGALS; encoded by the coding sequence ATGAGCCGTCCGCTCATCATCAGCGATTGCGACGAAGTGCTGATGCACATGGTCGTCCCCTTCCGGTCCTGGCTGGAAGAGCAGCACGGCATCGACTTCAGCTTCTCCGGCGGCTTCGAGCGCGCGCTGCGCCACAAGACCAGCGGCGACCTGATCGAGCGCGAACTGGTCTGGACGTTGCTAGGCGCCTTTTTCGAGACGGAGATGTATCGCCAGACGCCGATTCGCGGCGCGGTGGAGGCGATGGCCCGAATCGCACAGCGGGCGGACATCGTGATCGTCACCAATATCGGCGAGGAACGCGCGCAGGCCCGCGCCGACCAGATCCATGCGCACGGCCTACCCTATCCGGTGATCGGCAATCGCGGCGGCAAGGGGCCGGCGGTGCGCAAGCTGCTGGACGAGCGCAAGCCGGGCCTGAGCATCTTCATAGACGATCTGGGCGCCAATCACGTTTCCGTTGCGCGGGACGTTCCGGAATGCTGGCGGCTGCACATGGTCGGCGAGCCCGAGTTCGCCCCCCATGTCGAGCCGGTGCGCGAGGCGCATGAGCGGATCGACGACTGGGACCGTGCCGAGGCATGGATCATGGCCCGCATCGACGAGTATGACGCGATTGCCACCGGGGCGTTGTCCTAG
- a CDS encoding DUF3572 domain-containing protein, translating into MRTYPIPQDDETMALRLVGWIVADSVRAERMLSLTGLEPDALRQALTDPATLGALMDFVINHEPDLLACAEALAVAPADLVAARERLGR; encoded by the coding sequence ATGCGGACCTATCCGATCCCTCAAGATGATGAAACCATGGCGCTGCGCCTCGTGGGATGGATTGTGGCTGATTCGGTCCGTGCCGAACGGATGCTCAGTCTCACCGGGCTGGAGCCGGATGCGCTGCGGCAAGCCCTGACCGACCCGGCCACGCTGGGCGCGCTGATGGATTTCGTCATCAATCACGAGCCGGACCTGCTGGCCTGCGCGGAGGCGCTGGCGGTCGCACCGGCCGATCTCGTCGCCGCACGCGAGCGGCTCGGCCGATGA
- a CDS encoding response regulator — translation MSKRILVVEDNELNMKLFCDLLRAHGHETEPVRDGREAFARASAFQPDLIITDIQLPHVNGLDLIASFRADAALAETPIMAVTAYAAPGDEARIREAGANAYVSKPISVLMFMNVVNGLIAPTALAS, via the coding sequence GTGTCAAAACGCATATTGGTTGTCGAGGACAATGAGCTCAACATGAAGCTCTTTTGCGACCTGCTCCGCGCGCATGGCCATGAGACAGAGCCCGTGCGGGACGGACGGGAGGCCTTTGCCCGCGCATCCGCCTTTCAGCCCGATCTCATCATCACGGATATCCAGTTGCCGCATGTGAACGGTCTGGACCTCATTGCCTCCTTCCGCGCGGACGCGGCTCTGGCAGAGACGCCGATCATGGCTGTGACGGCCTATGCCGCCCCGGGCGATGAAGCGCGGATTCGGGAGGCAGGGGCGAATGCCTATGTCTCCAAGCCGATTTCGGTGCTCATGTTCATGAATGTCGTCAACGGACTCATCGCGCCGACTGCGCTGGCGAGCTGA
- the rpmG gene encoding 50S ribosomal protein L33, with translation MAKPATVKIKLVSTADTGFFYVTKKNPRTQTEKFTFRKYDPVVRKHVEFKEAKIK, from the coding sequence ATGGCGAAGCCCGCCACAGTGAAGATCAAGCTGGTCAGCACCGCTGACACGGGCTTCTTCTACGTGACCAAGAAGAATCCCCGCACGCAGACCGAGAAGTTCACCTTCCGCAAATATGATCCCGTCGTGCGCAAGCACGTCGAGTTCAAGGAAGCCAAGATTAAGTAA
- a CDS encoding Dps family protein, translating to MTDKALKTPTDLKGNAIKAVADALNGLLADSYALYLKTKNFHWHVSGPHFRDYHLMFDEQAAEILATTDLIAERIRKTGNTALRSIGDIARKQSIQDNNDDFVSAADMLAELRADNMALVESLRAAKELAEAAGDNATDGLIDDWTDQAEQRAWFLFETSRNG from the coding sequence ATGACAGACAAAGCGCTCAAGACGCCCACGGACCTGAAGGGAAATGCCATCAAGGCCGTCGCCGACGCGCTGAACGGCCTGCTGGCGGATAGCTATGCGCTTTACCTCAAAACCAAGAATTTCCACTGGCATGTCTCCGGCCCGCATTTCCGCGATTATCACCTGATGTTCGACGAACAGGCGGCCGAGATTCTTGCGACGACGGATCTGATCGCCGAGCGGATTCGCAAGACCGGCAACACTGCGCTGCGCTCCATTGGCGACATCGCCCGCAAGCAGAGCATTCAGGATAACAATGACGACTTCGTCTCCGCTGCGGACATGCTGGCGGAGCTGCGGGCTGACAATATGGCGCTGGTGGAATCGCTGCGTGCCGCCAAGGAACTGGCCGAGGCCGCCGGCGACAATGCAACCGATGGGCTGATCGACGACTGGACCGATCAGGCCGAGCAGCGGGCGTGGTTCCTGTTCGAAACGAGCCGCAACGGCTGA
- a CDS encoding cold-shock protein — protein MSFDRGRRGRGRDKRDSFGEPQFDAFPEYGGSSYGGPRGGGDRGGFGGGGGFGDRGGFGGGGGGGGFGDRGGGGGGGFRGGGGGGGGFRGGGGGGGGRGGMPAQVVGEGSGTVKFFNAQKGFGFIVRDDGAEDVFVHISAVEQAGLTGLAEGQQLKFTLVDRGGKISATDLVIDGEPLPVPERAADRAPAEQRGGPSRQLTGERASGTVKFFNAMKGFGFIQRDDGQPDAFVHISAVERAGMVSLQEGDRLDFELEVDRRGKYAAVNLEPKSE, from the coding sequence ATGAGTTTTGATAGAGGGCGCCGCGGTCGCGGCAGGGACAAGCGGGACAGCTTCGGAGAACCCCAGTTCGACGCCTTTCCGGAATATGGTGGCAGCAGTTACGGTGGACCTCGCGGCGGCGGTGATCGCGGCGGCTTCGGCGGCGGCGGCGGTTTTGGCGATCGCGGCGGCTTCGGCGGCGGCGGCGGTGGCGGCGGTTTCGGTGACCGCGGCGGTGGCGGCGGCGGCGGTTTCCGCGGCGGCGGCGGCGGTGGCGGCGGCTTCCGTGGCGGTGGTGGCGGCGGCGGCGGTCGTGGCGGCATGCCCGCGCAGGTCGTTGGCGAAGGCTCCGGCACGGTCAAGTTCTTCAATGCCCAGAAGGGCTTCGGCTTCATCGTCCGTGACGATGGCGCGGAAGACGTGTTCGTGCACATCAGCGCTGTCGAGCAGGCTGGCCTGACCGGCCTCGCCGAAGGGCAGCAGCTCAAGTTCACGCTCGTGGACCGTGGCGGCAAGATTTCCGCAACCGATCTGGTGATCGACGGCGAGCCGCTCCCGGTTCCCGAGCGCGCTGCAGACCGCGCGCCGGCCGAGCAGCGTGGCGGACCGTCGCGTCAGCTCACCGGTGAGCGGGCCAGCGGCACGGTGAAGTTCTTCAACGCCATGAAGGGCTTCGGCTTCATCCAGCGCGATGACGGCCAGCCCGATGCGTTCGTGCACATCAGTGCTGTCGAGCGTGCCGGCATGGTTTCGCTGCAGGAAGGCGACCGTCTGGACTTCGAACTGGAAGTCGACCGTCGTGGCAAATATGCCGCCGTGAATCTCGAGCCCAAGTCCGAGTAA
- a CDS encoding ribonuclease D has translation MTVYFHEEDLPADVLAPGPVAIDTETMGLITPRDRLCVVQISDGQGDEHLVRFSPGSSYAAPNLRAVIADPTRLKLFHFGRFDIAALQHYLGVLAAPVYCTKIASRMVRTYTDRHGLKELVRELLGMDISKQQQSSDWGGPVLSEAQRDYAASDVRFLHQLKAELDIRLEREGRTALAQACFDFLPHRALLDLAGWPETDIFAHA, from the coding sequence ATGACCGTTTATTTTCATGAAGAAGACTTGCCTGCCGATGTGCTCGCGCCGGGCCCCGTTGCCATCGATACGGAGACGATGGGCCTAATCACCCCGCGCGACCGCCTGTGCGTCGTGCAGATCAGCGATGGGCAGGGCGATGAGCACCTCGTCCGCTTCTCGCCGGGGAGCAGCTATGCCGCGCCGAATCTGCGGGCGGTGATCGCCGATCCCACGCGACTCAAGCTCTTCCACTTCGGCCGCTTCGACATCGCGGCGCTTCAGCATTATCTCGGCGTGCTGGCAGCGCCGGTCTACTGCACCAAGATCGCCTCGCGCATGGTGCGTACCTATACCGATCGCCACGGCCTCAAGGAGCTGGTCCGCGAGCTTTTGGGCATGGACATCAGCAAGCAGCAGCAGAGTTCCGACTGGGGCGGCCCGGTGCTGAGCGAGGCGCAGCGTGACTATGCCGCGTCCGACGTGCGCTTTCTCCACCAGTTGAAGGCGGAACTGGACATAAGGCTGGAGCGGGAAGGGCGCACCGCGCTCGCCCAGGCCTGTTTCGACTTCCTGCCACACCGGGCGCTGCTGGATCTCGCCGGCTGGCCGGAGACAGATATTTTCGCCCATGCGTAA
- the lptC gene encoding LPS export ABC transporter periplasmic protein LptC, which translates to MRKGRALRGTSRSEDELAPSALARAEHSRLQRWAAPGGSHDRLVTLLKRVLPISAGVLGAFLLAAPFTHQTEVSFVLDKNKVDVASERLKVTEALYRGEDGEGRPFSLRAGSALQKTSRDPIVQLNELEARLQMEGGGAVVTARQGNYNIENETVAVNGPIQFQSANGYRLTTRDVDIRLQERDLRSRGDVEGRMPTGTFRADHLEADLEGRTVTLEGNARLRMEQVGR; encoded by the coding sequence ATGCGTAAAGGGCGTGCCCTGCGCGGGACGTCCCGGTCCGAGGACGAGCTGGCGCCATCGGCGCTGGCACGGGCCGAGCACAGCCGGCTGCAGCGCTGGGCCGCGCCGGGCGGCAGTCACGACCGGCTGGTGACCCTGCTCAAGCGGGTATTGCCGATCTCTGCCGGTGTGCTGGGCGCCTTCCTGCTGGCGGCGCCGTTCACCCACCAGACCGAAGTCAGCTTCGTGCTCGACAAGAACAAGGTGGACGTCGCGAGCGAGCGGTTGAAGGTGACCGAGGCGCTGTATCGCGGCGAAGATGGCGAGGGCCGGCCCTTTTCGCTGCGTGCCGGTTCTGCGTTGCAAAAAACCTCGCGTGATCCGATCGTGCAGCTCAACGAGTTGGAAGCGCGCCTGCAGATGGAAGGCGGCGGCGCCGTCGTCACCGCGCGGCAAGGCAATTACAACATCGAGAATGAGACGGTCGCGGTCAACGGGCCGATCCAGTTCCAGAGCGCCAATGGGTATCGGCTGACCACGCGCGATGTGGACATTCGCCTGCAGGAGCGGGACTTGCGCAGCCGGGGCGATGTCGAGGGGCGGATGCCGACCGGCACGTTCCGCGCGGATCATCTCGAGGCCGATTTGGAGGGGCGCACCGTCACGCTGGAGGGCAACGCCCGCTTGCGCATGGAGCAGGTCGGGCGCTAA
- a CDS encoding LptA/OstA family protein, whose amino-acid sequence MRRPFLLVAAGALAGSTLVAIAGVADAQVLRGHNTRAPVDFSADRIEVQDRADRVVVSGNVQVTQAGMTMTAQRLTVAYHNTGGIEIDRLDASGGVVVTRGNERASGSVAIYDLNRRLITMIGNVQLNQGGNRLTGSRLVIDLASGRSTVDGSAAGGAPGTTQSGGRVSGTFQVRQSGDQ is encoded by the coding sequence ATGCGCAGACCCTTCCTTCTTGTCGCTGCCGGCGCCCTGGCCGGGTCCACTCTGGTCGCGATTGCCGGCGTTGCCGATGCGCAGGTTTTGCGGGGGCACAATACGCGCGCGCCGGTCGATTTCTCGGCGGACCGTATCGAGGTGCAGGATCGCGCCGACCGCGTCGTCGTCTCCGGCAATGTGCAGGTGACGCAGGCCGGCATGACCATGACGGCGCAGCGCCTCACCGTGGCCTATCACAACACCGGCGGCATCGAGATCGATCGACTCGACGCCTCGGGCGGTGTCGTGGTGACGCGCGGCAATGAGCGGGCCAGCGGCTCGGTCGCCATTTACGATCTCAATCGCCGGCTGATCACCATGATCGGCAATGTGCAGCTCAATCAGGGCGGCAACCGCCTCACCGGCTCGCGGCTCGTCATCGATCTGGCCAGTGGCCGCTCGACGGTGGATGGCTCTGCCGCTGGCGGCGCGCCGGGCACCACCCAGTCGGGTGGTCGCGTCTCCGGCACGTTCCAGGTTCGCCAGAGCGGCGATCAGTAG
- the lptB gene encoding LPS export ABC transporter ATP-binding protein: protein MRDPAVADDPAGAAEDHRLQVISIAKSYDKRTVLADVSLEVGHGEVVGLLGPNGAGKTTCFYSIMGLVKPDSGRILLEGTDITGLPMYRRAILGLGYLPQETSIFRGMTVEQNILSVLELAEPDKAARAQKLETLLEEFGLARLRASSAMALSGGERRRCEIARALAANPSIVLLDEPFAGIDPLSIADIRDLVKDLKTRGIGVLITDHNVRETLEIVDRACIIYDGKVLFAGSPAELVANADVRRLYLGESFSL, encoded by the coding sequence ATGCGCGATCCCGCAGTCGCGGACGACCCCGCCGGTGCGGCGGAGGATCATCGCCTGCAGGTCATTTCCATCGCCAAGAGCTACGACAAGCGCACCGTCCTCGCCGATGTCAGCCTTGAGGTCGGCCATGGCGAAGTGGTCGGGCTGCTCGGCCCGAACGGCGCCGGCAAGACGACCTGCTTCTATTCCATCATGGGGCTGGTGAAGCCCGATTCGGGCCGCATCCTGCTGGAAGGTACCGATATTACCGGCCTGCCCATGTATCGCCGCGCGATCCTGGGTCTGGGCTACCTCCCGCAGGAAACCTCCATCTTCCGCGGCATGACCGTGGAGCAGAACATTCTCTCGGTGCTGGAACTGGCCGAGCCGGACAAGGCGGCGCGGGCACAGAAGCTGGAGACGCTGCTGGAGGAATTCGGCCTCGCCCGCCTGCGCGCGAGTTCTGCCATGGCGCTCTCCGGCGGTGAGCGGCGGCGCTGCGAAATCGCGCGGGCGCTGGCGGCCAATCCGTCCATCGTGCTGCTCGATGAACCCTTCGCCGGCATCGACCCGCTCTCCATCGCGGACATTCGCGATCTGGTGAAGGATCTCAAGACGCGCGGCATCGGCGTGCTCATCACCGATCACAATGTGCGTGAGACGCTGGAGATCGTCGATCGCGCCTGCATCATCTACGATGGCAAGGTGTTGTTTGCCGGCAGCCCCGCTGAACTGGTCGCCAATGCCGATGTCCGCCGCCTCTATCTGGGCGAGAGTTTCTCGCTGTGA
- the rpoN gene encoding RNA polymerase factor sigma-54, producing the protein MAMAPRLDLRQSQSLVMTPQLQQAIKLLALSNLELEAFIGGELERNPLLEAGTDIALPAREQAELPDGVEPQSGPDAPADVLIGKGSGEADGPLDVDHGAETFIDDGPGDRALAGGADPGRSSADFGADGPDFDSFAAPEQGLYEHLMHQAGAALSGRALMIAEQLIGQIDDAGYLEADLLETAYRLGVPLAEVEAVLAVIQGFDPAGIAARSLSECIALQAKEADRYDPPMATLIANLDILAKGQIAHLRRICGVDEEDMADMIRELRGYDPKPGLRYANDRPAAVVPDVLIAPVRDGWSVEINGATLPRILVNRRYHHQLASGARDKTSKAWVSDCLASANWLIKALDQRQRTILRVTEEILRRQEGFFRHGVAHLRPLTLRVVAEAVGLHESTISRVTSNKYLSCPRGTYELKFFFTSAIAAADGGEAASAEAVKSHIKQLIADEPPNAILSDDSLVDLLRERGFDIARRTVAKYREAIGLGSSVQRRRQKALGGR; encoded by the coding sequence ATGGCGATGGCGCCTCGCCTCGATCTTCGGCAAAGCCAGTCGCTGGTGATGACGCCGCAGCTCCAGCAGGCGATCAAGCTGCTGGCGCTGTCCAATCTGGAGCTTGAGGCATTCATCGGCGGCGAGCTGGAGCGCAATCCGCTGCTGGAAGCCGGCACAGACATCGCGCTGCCCGCGCGGGAGCAGGCCGAGCTTCCGGACGGCGTAGAACCGCAATCGGGCCCCGACGCTCCGGCCGACGTGCTGATCGGCAAGGGCAGCGGCGAGGCGGATGGGCCGCTGGACGTCGATCACGGTGCGGAGACCTTCATCGATGACGGCCCCGGCGACCGTGCGCTGGCGGGCGGGGCGGACCCTGGCCGGTCCTCCGCTGACTTCGGTGCGGACGGACCGGATTTCGACAGTTTCGCCGCGCCCGAGCAAGGGCTTTACGAGCATCTGATGCACCAGGCCGGTGCTGCGCTCTCCGGCCGGGCACTGATGATCGCCGAGCAGTTGATCGGCCAGATCGACGATGCCGGTTATCTGGAAGCCGATCTTCTGGAAACGGCCTACCGGCTGGGCGTGCCCCTGGCAGAGGTCGAGGCAGTGCTGGCCGTCATCCAGGGGTTTGATCCTGCCGGTATCGCGGCGCGCAGCCTCAGCGAATGCATCGCGCTGCAAGCCAAGGAGGCGGATCGCTACGACCCCCCCATGGCAACGCTGATCGCCAATCTCGACATTCTCGCCAAGGGCCAGATCGCGCATCTGCGCCGGATTTGCGGGGTGGACGAGGAGGATATGGCGGACATGATCCGCGAACTGCGCGGCTATGATCCCAAGCCCGGCCTGCGCTACGCCAACGATCGGCCTGCAGCCGTGGTGCCGGATGTGCTCATCGCGCCGGTGCGGGACGGGTGGTCGGTGGAGATCAACGGCGCGACGCTGCCACGCATCCTCGTCAATCGCCGCTATCATCACCAATTGGCGAGCGGCGCGCGGGACAAGACGTCCAAGGCTTGGGTGTCGGATTGCCTTGCCAGTGCCAACTGGCTCATCAAGGCGCTCGACCAGCGCCAGCGCACCATCTTACGGGTGACCGAAGAGATTCTGCGGCGACAGGAAGGCTTCTTCCGCCATGGCGTCGCGCATCTGCGTCCGCTCACTCTGCGCGTGGTCGCCGAGGCGGTGGGGCTGCACGAGTCCACGATCAGCCGGGTGACAAGCAACAAATATCTGTCTTGCCCGCGCGGGACCTATGAACTCAAATTCTTCTTCACCAGCGCAATCGCCGCGGCCGATGGCGGCGAGGCAGCCTCTGCCGAGGCGGTGAAGAGCCACATCAAACAGTTGATCGCCGACGAGCCGCCAAACGCGATCCTCTCCGATGATTCCCTCGTCGATCTGCTGCGTGAGCGCGGCTTCGACATCGCGCGGCGCACGGTGGCCAAATATCGTGAGGCCATCGGGCTGGGATCGTCCGTGCAGCGCCGCCGCCAGAAAGCCCTGGGCGGGCGATAA
- a CDS encoding DUF1328 domain-containing protein gives MIRLAILSLLIAGTAALMGFGGVAGAFVGIAKVLFFIALALFGIFLVLGILAGRRMSRVLD, from the coding sequence ATGATCCGTCTTGCCATCCTCAGCCTGCTCATCGCCGGTACGGCCGCCCTGATGGGCTTTGGCGGCGTGGCTGGAGCATTCGTCGGGATTGCGAAGGTGCTGTTCTTCATCGCCCTTGCGCTGTTCGGGATCTTCCTGGTGCTCGGCATCCTTGCCGGGCGCCGCATGTCCCGCGTGCTCGACTAA
- a CDS encoding ABC transporter ATP-binding protein has translation MITLHDVDKFYQTRRGPRQILDNINLAIAPGEKLGILGRNGAGKSTLIRIISGAEQPTSGRVERNMTASWPLAYTGGFQSALTGVDNIRFICRIYGVDIEERIPFIQQFSDLGEYLHEPIRNYSAGMRARLGFAVSMSIEFDCFLIDEVISVGDSRFHEKCRIELFEKRADRALVIVSHDAGYIRAHCDRAVVLDRGRLHSFDEIEQAFEFYNQS, from the coding sequence ATGATCACGCTCCACGATGTCGATAAATTTTACCAGACGCGACGTGGGCCGCGGCAGATTCTCGACAACATCAATCTGGCGATTGCGCCCGGCGAAAAACTTGGCATCCTTGGTCGCAACGGTGCGGGCAAGTCGACCTTGATCCGCATCATCAGCGGTGCTGAACAACCGACCAGTGGCAGGGTTGAGCGGAACATGACGGCCTCATGGCCGCTCGCTTATACCGGAGGTTTTCAGTCCGCACTGACCGGCGTCGACAATATCCGCTTCATTTGCCGCATTTACGGCGTGGACATCGAGGAACGAATTCCGTTTATCCAGCAATTCTCCGATCTCGGCGAATATCTGCATGAGCCGATTAGAAATTACTCCGCCGGGATGCGCGCGCGCCTGGGGTTCGCCGTTTCGATGAGCATCGAGTTCGATTGTTTCCTCATCGATGAGGTGATCTCCGTGGGCGACTCGCGCTTTCACGAAAAGTGCCGGATTGAGCTGTTCGAAAAGCGCGCCGATCGCGCACTCGTAATCGTATCGCACGATGCAGGCTATATTCGTGCGCATTGCGACCGCGCCGTCGTGCTCGATCGTGGTCGTCTCCATAGCTTCGATGAAATCGAACAAGCTTTCGAATTTTATAATCAGTCCTGA
- a CDS encoding ABC transporter permease — protein sequence MAADRQSLGSYASAWAVQRRVIHALFMREVLTRYGRHNIGFLWLFVEPMLFTLGVTALWSLTKATHGLDLPIVAFALTGYSSVLLWRNMPARCIDAIKPNLSLLYHRQVKVLDILIARLLLEVAGTTTSFFVLGIFFITIGWLNPPEDLLQVIGGWLALAWFGMSAALLLGAWSEQSELVDKFWHPSAYLLFPLSGAAFLVDMLPKQAQEIVLYLPMVHCIEYIREGFFGSKFHAHYDMSYALIVSACMTLIALAQLRKVSREVIPE from the coding sequence ATGGCGGCTGATCGCCAATCCTTGGGGTCCTATGCATCTGCATGGGCCGTCCAGCGTCGGGTAATCCATGCGCTCTTCATGCGGGAAGTGCTGACCCGTTACGGCCGGCACAACATTGGTTTCCTCTGGCTTTTCGTTGAGCCAATGTTGTTCACGCTCGGCGTGACCGCCCTATGGAGTCTTACTAAAGCCACGCATGGGTTAGATCTGCCAATCGTTGCCTTTGCGCTGACCGGGTATTCGTCAGTGCTTTTGTGGCGTAACATGCCTGCGCGGTGCATTGATGCGATCAAGCCGAACTTGTCACTGCTTTATCACCGTCAGGTGAAGGTGCTAGATATTCTTATTGCTAGGCTCCTTCTTGAGGTCGCTGGTACTACAACGTCGTTTTTCGTATTAGGGATCTTCTTCATCACGATCGGCTGGCTTAATCCACCCGAAGATCTGCTGCAGGTGATCGGGGGCTGGCTTGCGCTTGCGTGGTTCGGTATGTCAGCTGCATTATTGCTCGGCGCTTGGTCGGAACAGTCCGAGCTTGTCGACAAATTCTGGCACCCTTCCGCTTACCTACTCTTTCCACTGTCGGGCGCGGCATTCCTCGTGGATATGCTCCCAAAGCAGGCGCAGGAAATTGTGCTGTATCTGCCGATGGTTCATTGTATCGAATACATTCGAGAGGGTTTTTTCGGAAGCAAGTTCCACGCTCATTACGACATGTCGTACGCGCTGATCGTCAGCGCCTGCATGACCCTGATTGCGCTGGCGCAATTGCGGAAGGTCAGTCGAGAGGTCATTCCCGAATGA
- a CDS encoding polysaccharide biosynthesis/export family protein translates to MMTNSRRTRRNSVIYKFGPALLGALSLSACAVLPGTGPSSRAVTRADGATLANADIKIVDVTDDVARRVIASQRATLFSESLGDGRAAGSVIGRGDVLDIAIWEAPPAALFGSAGGQAQLSRSTRSTVLARASSLPEQVVDSDGQINIPFAGSIVAAGRTSTQIEREIVGRLAGKAHLPQVIVRVISNASSNVTVVGDVANSARVPVTAKGERLLDVLATVGGVRQPVGKVSIQVTRGPQVASMPLGAIIRDPQQNIRMQPDDVITALYQPYSFTALGATTKNDEIPFEGAGLTLAQALGRFAGLQDARADVKGVFIFRLEEPAALDATVRESAHLTPDGKVPVIYRVNLKDPSIFFVAQSFPIRDKDVVYVSTAPLADIQKFVGVISSTVFPIAALSTIGL, encoded by the coding sequence ATGATGACGAATTCTCGGCGCACCCGACGAAACAGCGTGATTTACAAGTTTGGTCCTGCCCTCCTCGGCGCTCTTTCCCTGTCAGCCTGCGCGGTGCTGCCCGGGACGGGGCCCTCGTCGCGTGCGGTGACGCGGGCTGACGGTGCGACCTTGGCGAATGCGGATATCAAAATCGTTGATGTAACTGATGACGTTGCGCGCCGGGTGATTGCGAGCCAACGGGCCACACTTTTTTCCGAATCTCTAGGGGACGGCCGTGCGGCCGGTTCGGTCATAGGACGCGGCGACGTCCTCGATATTGCGATTTGGGAAGCGCCGCCGGCAGCCTTGTTTGGGTCCGCAGGCGGGCAGGCTCAGCTGAGCCGCTCAACCCGTTCCACGGTGCTCGCACGAGCTTCATCGCTGCCGGAACAGGTGGTCGACAGCGACGGGCAGATCAACATCCCGTTTGCCGGCTCGATTGTCGCGGCAGGCCGCACCTCGACGCAGATCGAGCGAGAGATCGTCGGCCGTCTGGCCGGCAAGGCGCATTTACCACAGGTCATTGTGCGCGTTATCAGCAACGCCAGTTCCAACGTCACGGTCGTTGGCGATGTTGCGAACAGCGCACGTGTACCCGTTACCGCCAAGGGAGAGCGACTTCTTGACGTGTTGGCGACGGTTGGTGGGGTACGCCAGCCAGTCGGAAAGGTGTCGATCCAAGTCACGCGCGGTCCGCAGGTGGCATCTATGCCCTTGGGTGCGATCATTCGAGATCCGCAGCAGAATATTCGTATGCAGCCCGACGACGTGATAACGGCTCTTTATCAGCCGTACAGCTTTACCGCGCTCGGCGCGACGACCAAGAATGATGAGATTCCGTTCGAGGGAGCGGGGTTGACGCTTGCGCAGGCGCTCGGTCGGTTCGCTGGCCTTCAGGATGCGCGCGCGGATGTGAAGGGAGTCTTCATCTTCCGGCTTGAAGAACCTGCTGCGCTTGATGCAACGGTGCGAGAAAGTGCCCACCTTACGCCTGACGGGAAGGTGCCTGTGATCTACCGGGTCAATCTCAAGGATCCATCAATCTTCTTCGTCGCGCAGAGTTTCCCAATTCGCGATAAAGACGTTGTCTACGTGTCCACTGCACCTCTCGCCGACATCCAGAAGTTTGTCGGCGTTATCTCGTCGACGGTCTTCCCGATTGCTGCGCTCAGCACGATCGGCTTGTAA